In the genome of Streptomyces sp. 846.5, the window CCCCCGCCCAGCACTTCCCCAACCCGGCCTGGACCGTGGTCGATCAGACCCCGGTCGTCCGCGAGAAGCCGTTCGTCACGGTGGCGCACGACGGCTCGTACCGCGTCTTCGTCCCCGCGCTGCGCCGCGACTCCACCGGGACCACCTGGGCCGGCGGCCGGGCAGCCGGACAGAGCGTCCCGCTGTCCCGGTTCCACGTGGCCCGGCCCGGGGACTCCGCCGCCGCCATCAACCGGTCCCTGGACCGGGGCCAGCATGTGCTGTTCACTCCCGGCGTCTACGCCCTCTCCGCCCCCCTGCGGGTCAACCGCCCGGGCACCGTCGTCCTCGGCCTGGGACTGGCCACGCTCCAGGCCACGAACGGCAATTCGCTGATCGAGGTCGCCGACGTCGGCGGCGTCACCGTCGCCGGCCTGCTCCTTGAGGCGGCATCGGCCGACTCCCCGGTGCTGCTCCGGGTCGGCCACGGTTCCTGCCGCACCAGGCACAGCGAGAACCCCACCGTCCTCTTCGACGTCTACGCCCGCATCGGCGGCGCGCTCGCGGGCGGCGCCACGGTCAGCATCCAGATCGACAGCAACGACGTGGTCTGCGACAACCTCTGGCTCTGGCGCGCCGACCACGGCAACGCCGGCACCGTCGGCTGGTCGGTCAACCCGGCCGACACCGGCTTCCTCGTCAACGGCGACCGGGTCACCGCCTACGGACTGGCAGTTGAGCACTACCAGAAGTACGAGGTGCTCTGGAACGGCAACCACGGCCGTACCTACTTCTTCCAGAACGAGCACCCGTACGACGTCCCCACCCAGTCCGCGTGGGTCCACGGCTCCACCAACGGCTACGCCTCCTACAAGGTGGCCGACCAGGTCACCGACCACCTGGCCTGGGGCCTGGGCAGCTACTGCTACTTCGACCTGTCGGCGAACATCTACACCGACCGGGCCTACGAGGTCCCGGACACCCCCGGCGTCGTCTTCACCGACCTGATGACGGTCTGCCTGAACGGCCCGGGCGGCGGGGGCATCCTGCACTGCATCAACACCACCGGCGATCCGGTCGAGAACGGCTTCGGCACCTTCTACATGAAGAGCTACTCGAACGGCGTCGGGACGGTCTGATCGTCCTGACGGCGGTGACCCCCTGACGCATCGTCAGGGGGTCACCGGCGCACCGCCGAAGCCCGTTCGGGCGGCGGGATGCGGCGTAGTGGGCGCTGGTCCTCGACTGCCTCTGGACTCACGCCGGAGGTCGAGCGACCCGTCGGTGACGGGCGCTTCGCGCGTTCTCAGTCGGTTGCCTTGGGATGTCCGACGCCTGCGTAGTTGATCCAGCAGGTCTTGCGATCGACATCGAGCAGATACCAGATGCGACCACCGCCAGTGACCTCGATCTGCCACTGCGGGCAGCTCCTGCCCTTGTACGTACCATCGGCCAGCTTGTACTTCAGTCGGGAATG includes:
- a CDS encoding adenylyl cyclase produces the protein MSARPNRRTVLRSAAVAAAIPLVGNLATEAAFAASPARGADDLGANVLVFDPSMGDAAIQAQVDAVFNTQQSNQFGTERYALAFKPGTYNVDINVGFYTHVLGLGDSPDDVVINGHVTVDAQWLGGNGTQNFWRAAENLCIVPPDGLERWAVAQAGPMRRAHIKGNMTLWPSPPGNRWSSGGFLADSVVDGQVDSGSQQQWLSRNDTFGSWTGSNWNMVFVGTQGAPAQHFPNPAWTVVDQTPVVREKPFVTVAHDGSYRVFVPALRRDSTGTTWAGGRAAGQSVPLSRFHVARPGDSAAAINRSLDRGQHVLFTPGVYALSAPLRVNRPGTVVLGLGLATLQATNGNSLIEVADVGGVTVAGLLLEAASADSPVLLRVGHGSCRTRHSENPTVLFDVYARIGGALAGGATVSIQIDSNDVVCDNLWLWRADHGNAGTVGWSVNPADTGFLVNGDRVTAYGLAVEHYQKYEVLWNGNHGRTYFFQNEHPYDVPTQSAWVHGSTNGYASYKVADQVTDHLAWGLGSYCYFDLSANIYTDRAYEVPDTPGVVFTDLMTVCLNGPGGGGILHCINTTGDPVENGFGTFYMKSYSNGVGTV